The Paracoccus sp. MC1862 genome includes a window with the following:
- a CDS encoding MOSC domain-containing protein, which translates to MIPLGPIRIGAVAPIAPGVLSAIGKHPMDQPLWLGTEGFEGNSQADPRHGGPEKAVHHYDAGHYPSWRADLGDLPQLAPGGFGENLSSLGLTESGVAVGDRFRLGAALIEVSQARQPCWKLNIRFGIPDMARRVQDSARTGWYYRVIEPGMVAPGDGLVLADRCAPDWTLDRLWRVLYRDRLNRAELAAMAELAVLSEGWRALARRRLDNMAVEDWTARLKGQRGG; encoded by the coding sequence ATGATCCCTCTCGGCCCCATCCGCATCGGCGCGGTCGCGCCCATCGCGCCGGGCGTTCTCAGCGCCATCGGCAAGCATCCCATGGACCAGCCTCTGTGGCTGGGGACCGAGGGCTTCGAGGGCAACAGCCAGGCCGACCCCCGCCACGGCGGGCCTGAGAAGGCTGTCCATCACTATGATGCGGGCCACTATCCGTCGTGGCGCGCGGATCTGGGCGACCTGCCGCAACTCGCCCCCGGCGGCTTCGGCGAGAACCTGTCGAGCCTCGGGCTGACGGAATCCGGCGTCGCCGTGGGCGACCGCTTCCGGCTGGGGGCCGCGCTGATCGAGGTGTCGCAGGCCCGCCAGCCCTGCTGGAAGCTGAACATCCGCTTTGGCATTCCCGACATGGCCCGCCGCGTGCAGGACAGCGCCCGCACCGGCTGGTATTACCGGGTGATCGAGCCGGGCATGGTCGCGCCGGGCGACGGGCTGGTGCTGGCGGATCGCTGCGCCCCCGACTGGACGTTGGACCGGCTGTGGCGCGTCCTTTACCGCGACCGGCTGAACCGGGCGGAACTGGCGGCCATGGCGGAACTGGCAGTGCTGTCCGAAGGCTGGCGGGCGCTGGCCCGCCGGCGGCTGGACAACATGGCGGTCGAGGACTGGACCGCGCGGCTGAAGGGCCAGCGCGGCGGGTAA
- a CDS encoding class I fructose-bisphosphate aldolase, translating into MQMTDTVKKILANYESENPGVKGNLARMLMTGKLAGTGKMIILPVDQGFEHGPARSFAKNPLGYDPHYHYRLAIDAGLNAYAAPLGMIEAGADTFAGQIPTILKCNSANSLMSDTAGKNQAVTATVRDAARLGCAAIGFTIYPGSDMALDMFEEISEMRAEAAAYGIPTVIWSYPRGEAISKDGETAIDIAAYAAQIAALLGAHVIKIKLSTDHLENKDAKKVYQDQGIDISTQAARVRHCMDAAFGGRRIVIFSGGAAKGSDAVYEDARAIRDGGGNGSIIGRNSFQRSREDALEMLGKLVDIYLDKA; encoded by the coding sequence ATGCAGATGACCGACACCGTCAAGAAGATCCTTGCCAATTACGAGAGCGAGAACCCCGGGGTGAAGGGCAACCTGGCCCGGATGCTGATGACCGGGAAACTCGCCGGCACCGGCAAGATGATCATCCTGCCCGTGGACCAGGGCTTCGAGCACGGGCCGGCGCGGTCCTTTGCCAAGAACCCGCTGGGCTATGACCCCCATTACCACTACAGGCTGGCGATCGACGCGGGGCTGAATGCCTATGCCGCGCCGCTGGGCATGATCGAGGCCGGGGCCGACACCTTCGCCGGTCAGATCCCGACGATCCTCAAGTGCAACTCGGCCAACTCGCTGATGAGCGACACGGCCGGCAAGAACCAGGCCGTGACTGCCACCGTGCGGGACGCGGCGCGGCTGGGCTGCGCGGCCATCGGCTTCACCATCTATCCCGGCTCGGACATGGCGCTGGACATGTTCGAGGAGATTTCCGAAATGCGGGCCGAGGCTGCGGCCTATGGCATCCCGACGGTGATCTGGTCCTATCCGCGCGGCGAGGCGATCAGCAAGGACGGCGAAACCGCCATCGACATCGCGGCCTATGCCGCCCAGATCGCGGCGCTGCTGGGCGCCCATGTCATCAAGATCAAGCTGTCCACCGACCATCTTGAGAACAAGGACGCGAAGAAGGTCTACCAGGATCAGGGCATCGACATTTCCACGCAGGCCGCCCGTGTGCGTCACTGCATGGACGCGGCCTTCGGCGGCCGCCGGATCGTGATCTTCTCGGGAGGTGCTGCCAAGGGTTCGGACGCGGTCTACGAGGATGCCCGCGCGATCCGCGACGGCGGCGGCAACGGCTCGATCATCGGCCGCAACAGCTTCCAGCGTTCGCGCGAGGATGCGCTGGAGATGCTGGGCAAGCTGGTCGACATCTATCTCGACAAGGCCTGA
- the pgk gene encoding phosphoglycerate kinase: MARFNTIDDMDLDGKVVLTRVDVNVPVEGGRVTDATRIEKIVPTVKAIQGKGGIPVLLAHFDRPKGKRVDEMSLQQILPALEQALGQPVAFADEAIGGDAKRAVAALKPGDVLLLENTRFYPGEEENDQTFTASLAALGQAYVNDAFSAAHRAHASSEGLARLMPSGAGKLMEAELNALDAALGTPERPVVAIVGGAKVSTKLDLLSNLISKVDHLVIGGGMANTFLVAQGIEVGKSLAERDMADTAREILSRAQGEGCTIHLPVDVVIAREFAANAPSEVVPANACPADAMILDAGPQTVAKIREVFGQCRTLIWNGPLGAFEIEPFDAATTAAAKVAAEMTRAGQLISVAGGGDTVAALNKAGVAGDFTFISTAGGAFLEWMEGKDLPGVAALIASKR, translated from the coding sequence ATGGCGCGCTTCAATACCATTGACGACATGGACCTGGATGGGAAGGTCGTCCTGACCCGCGTGGACGTGAACGTGCCGGTCGAGGGTGGCCGAGTCACCGATGCAACACGGATCGAGAAGATCGTGCCGACCGTCAAGGCGATCCAGGGCAAGGGCGGCATCCCCGTCCTGCTGGCCCATTTCGACCGGCCAAAGGGCAAGCGCGTCGATGAGATGAGTCTCCAGCAGATCCTGCCCGCGCTGGAACAGGCGCTCGGCCAGCCCGTCGCCTTCGCCGATGAGGCGATCGGCGGCGATGCCAAGCGCGCGGTCGCCGCGCTGAAGCCGGGCGACGTGCTGCTGCTGGAAAACACCCGCTTCTATCCGGGAGAGGAGGAGAACGACCAGACCTTCACCGCCTCGCTGGCAGCGCTTGGCCAGGCCTATGTGAACGACGCCTTCTCGGCCGCGCACCGGGCCCATGCCTCGAGCGAGGGGCTGGCGCGGCTGATGCCCTCCGGGGCCGGCAAGCTGATGGAGGCCGAGCTGAACGCGCTGGACGCCGCGCTGGGCACGCCCGAGCGACCGGTCGTCGCCATCGTCGGCGGGGCCAAGGTCTCGACCAAGCTGGACCTGCTGTCGAACCTGATCTCCAAGGTCGATCATCTGGTGATCGGCGGCGGCATGGCCAACACCTTCTTGGTGGCGCAGGGCATCGAGGTCGGGAAAAGCCTGGCCGAGCGCGACATGGCCGACACCGCCCGCGAGATCCTGTCGCGGGCGCAGGGAGAAGGCTGCACCATCCACCTGCCGGTCGATGTCGTGATCGCCCGCGAGTTCGCCGCCAACGCCCCCAGCGAGGTGGTCCCCGCCAACGCCTGCCCCGCCGATGCGATGATCCTCGACGCAGGCCCGCAGACGGTGGCGAAGATCCGCGAGGTCTTCGGCCAGTGCCGGACGCTGATCTGGAACGGCCCCCTGGGCGCGTTCGAGATCGAGCCCTTCGACGCCGCCACCACCGCCGCCGCGAAGGTGGCCGCCGAGATGACGCGGGCGGGCCAGTTGATCTCGGTCGCGGGCGGCGGCGACACGGTCGCGGCCCTGAACAAGGCCGGGGTAGCGGGTGACTTCACCTTCATCTCGACCGCGGGCGGTGCCTTCCTTGAATGGATGGAAGGCAAGGACTTGCCCGGCGTGGCCGCGCTGATCGCTTCGAAGCGCTGA